A stretch of Mytilus edulis chromosome 11, xbMytEdul2.2, whole genome shotgun sequence DNA encodes these proteins:
- the LOC139494935 gene encoding uncharacterized protein: MKPSFNLEAYRNMKLYIILVACLIVAVSGTWNRRPTPKQSCNLPPDSGQCSSWLRRFYYNTATGRCEEFHYKGCKGNANRFKTFRECSDICCHQGNSGGTGGWNTRTSTWQPSGGNGGSGGVWVGGNGGSSWNGGNGGSGGVWNGGNGGNGGGSVFWNGRNFNG; encoded by the exons ATGAAACCCTCTTTCAATTTAGAGGCTTATAGAAATATGAAGCTTTATATCATCCTAGTCGCCTGTCTGATTGTAGCAGTATCTGGAACTTGGAATAGGC GACCAACACCTAAACAAAGTTGTAACTTACCACCAGATTCAGGACAGTGTTCCTCCTGGTTAAGACGTTTCTACTATAACACGGCAACCGGACGGTGTGAGGAATTTCACTACAAAGGTTGTAAGGGAAACGCAAATCGTTTCAAAACTTTCAGAGAATGTAGTGACATAT GTTGTCATCAAGGGAATAGTGGTGGAACGGGAGGTTGGAACACAAGAACTTCAACATGGCAACCATCTGGTGGAAATGGAGGAAGCGGTGGCGTTTGGGTTGGTGGGAATGGTGGAAGCAGTTGGAATGGTGGAAATGGTGGAAGCGGTGGTGTTTGGAATGGTGGGAATGGCGGAAATGGCGGAGGCAGTGTATTTTGGAATGGTAGAAATTTTAATGGGTGA
- the LOC139495991 gene encoding ctenidin-1-like: protein MSSNGGMTPNMDGGVGKYSTTETMMPSGGNGGNGGNGGNGGDSGFGDGGNGGGGGNGGNGGFGDGGDGGNGGNGGDGGFGNGGDGGGGGNGGNGGGDNGGGNGGNGGNGGNGGVTEGRGNGGNGGNGGNGGNGGNGGGGGDGGNSDGTDEMSTQGQKPSPA from the coding sequence ATGAGTTCTAATGGAGGCATGACACCAAATATGGATGGAGGGGTTGGCAAGTACTCAACAACTGAAACAATGATGCCATCTGGCGGAAATGGAGGTAATGGAGGGAATGGCGGAAATGGTGGAGATAGTGGTTTTGGTGACGGAGGTAACGGAGGAGGCGGTGGAAACGGTGGAAACGGCGGTTTTGGTGATGGAGGTGATGGGGGAAACGGAGGTAATGGAGGAGATGGCGGTTTTGGTAATGGAGGTGATGGAGGAGGCGGTGGGAATGGCGGAAATGGTGGTGGTGATAATGGTGGAGGAAATGGAGGTAATGGCGGAAATGGTGGGAATGGTGGTGTTACTGAAGGTCGTGGAAATGGCGGAAATGGAGGAAATGGCGGTAATGGTGGAAATGGTGGAAATGGTGGTGGTGGAGGAGATGGCGGAAACAGTGATGGTACCGATGAGATGTCTACTCAAGGCCAAAAACCATCCCCAGCGTGA